A single genomic interval of Brevundimonas diminuta harbors:
- a CDS encoding DUF1365 domain-containing protein, protein MTLSSALYRGRVMHRRLRPKIHALNYRVFWLLLDLLEIDDLAARLRLFSRNKFNILSFHDKDYGDGSGALRPQVDAWMAQAGIDLAGGPVRLLTMPRVLGYVFNPISIYYCHWPDGRLAAMVYEVTSTFGIRHAYVIPIPIEDQATGVIRQGAAKALYVSPFMGMEMDYQFRGHTPGDRLDMTIDGLDAEGVLITAAMAAKRERLDDRNIAAATGGIPLMTFKVVAAIHWEALKLWLKGVGLTQQPESADTPVTIQHQAQESRLQP, encoded by the coding sequence ATGACGCTCAGCTCGGCCCTTTATCGCGGCCGGGTCATGCACCGACGCCTTCGCCCCAAGATTCATGCGCTGAACTATCGCGTCTTCTGGCTTCTGCTCGACCTGTTGGAAATCGATGATTTGGCTGCGCGCCTGCGTCTGTTTTCACGCAATAAGTTCAATATCTTGTCCTTCCACGACAAGGATTACGGAGACGGTTCTGGCGCGCTGCGTCCCCAGGTGGATGCGTGGATGGCTCAAGCCGGCATCGATCTCGCAGGTGGACCTGTCCGCCTGTTAACCATGCCGCGCGTCCTCGGATACGTCTTCAACCCGATCAGCATCTACTATTGCCATTGGCCGGACGGACGGTTGGCCGCCATGGTGTACGAGGTGACCAGCACCTTCGGCATCCGCCACGCCTATGTCATTCCAATCCCGATCGAAGATCAGGCCACAGGCGTCATTCGTCAGGGCGCGGCCAAGGCGCTCTATGTGTCGCCCTTCATGGGCATGGAAATGGACTACCAGTTTCGTGGCCATACGCCGGGCGATCGCCTGGACATGACTATCGATGGGCTAGATGCCGAAGGCGTGCTGATCACGGCCGCTATGGCGGCGAAGCGGGAACGCCTGGATGATCGCAATATCGCCGCCGCGACAGGAGGGATACCGTTGATGACGTTCAAGGTTGTCGCGGCGATCCACTGGGAGGCGCTGAAGCTCTGGCTTAAGGGCGTCGGTCTGACCCAGCAGCCCGAATCGGCAGACACGCCAGTGACCATTCAACACCAAGCTCAAGAGAGCCGTTTGCAGCCTTGA
- a CDS encoding site-specific integrase — translation MPAISQHVFSLMHLDLPATLTGPFCADYRGLPRYCSTIWIDVLNGHLAQPTRNRYASAANHLYLQAASMVPSVDLDAVLLAPDFSEIERVLSSSLLARQADQDLRHWQLACRFTFSILENLVGIDDPAMKQRLRVMRQRFAQLRVRPRRPSNPGRALPWLAVEDLYEIFDPASPRNPFRTPSSRWRNFVIFLVLVQLGLRRGEALSLTVDSLKQQFDPSLGEVRHWLDVCPPDHNADSRSRKPALKNRHAVRQLPIPQVLAVAIDTYVSQYRPDVGHAFLFSSAEGHPLALSSLGSVIDVASKQMSPQAFAALRDEGISKVSPHDFRHTSAVIRIQRFMDAGMELEEALHRLRPFFGWKRSSDMPFHYAGAYFAPRHSKVWDETFERSLIALRAGSGQ, via the coding sequence ATGCCGGCTATCTCCCAGCATGTCTTTTCGTTGATGCATCTCGATCTTCCCGCGACCCTTACGGGTCCATTCTGTGCCGACTATCGCGGATTACCTCGATACTGCTCGACGATATGGATCGACGTGCTGAACGGCCATCTCGCTCAACCGACTCGTAACCGATACGCCAGCGCTGCCAATCATCTGTACCTGCAAGCGGCCTCGATGGTACCCAGCGTCGACCTGGACGCCGTGTTGCTAGCGCCGGATTTCTCGGAGATCGAACGCGTCCTCTCGAGCAGCCTGCTGGCCCGACAGGCCGATCAAGATCTCCGGCACTGGCAGCTCGCTTGCCGCTTCACGTTTTCCATCCTCGAGAACTTAGTTGGTATCGATGATCCTGCGATGAAGCAGCGTCTGCGGGTCATGCGGCAGCGCTTTGCCCAGCTTCGCGTTCGCCCCAGGCGGCCCTCCAACCCGGGCCGTGCGTTGCCTTGGCTAGCAGTCGAAGATCTCTACGAAATCTTCGACCCAGCTTCGCCTCGCAACCCCTTCAGAACGCCGTCCAGCCGGTGGCGAAATTTCGTAATTTTTCTGGTTCTTGTGCAACTTGGTCTGCGCCGCGGTGAGGCTTTGAGCCTGACGGTGGATTCACTTAAGCAGCAATTCGACCCCAGCCTAGGCGAAGTGCGCCATTGGCTTGATGTCTGTCCTCCCGACCACAACGCCGACAGCCGGTCCCGAAAGCCGGCGCTGAAAAACCGTCATGCTGTCCGCCAGTTGCCCATCCCACAGGTCTTGGCTGTCGCGATCGACACTTACGTGAGCCAATACCGACCTGATGTGGGCCACGCCTTTCTGTTCTCCTCGGCCGAGGGCCATCCGCTTGCCCTGAGCTCGTTGGGCAGCGTCATAGATGTCGCTTCGAAGCAAATGTCTCCGCAGGCGTTTGCGGCGCTCAGGGATGAAGGCATCTCGAAAGTTTCGCCGCATGATTTCCGGCACACTTCGGCGGTCATCCGGATTCAGCGCTTCATGGACGCCGGCATGGAGTTGGAAGAGGCGCTCCACCGGCTTCGACCATTCTTCGGCTGGAAGCGGTCATCGGACATGCCTTTCCACTACGCTGGCGCGTACTTCGCCCCTCGCCACAGCAAGGTCTGGGATGAGACCTTTGAGAGGAGCCTGATCGCTCTTCGCGCTGGATCCGGCCAATGA
- a CDS encoding site-specific integrase, with protein MTEQLPLFEAVPALPQLPPLPSIIRYYDDFDRIDRRLDSLHEDTWNIHRNGEVDCFAFGGIPEPVRSVVKRVLSETLVGNATTTAANYWRCWVASPTDCLYEGVVYAIQQSPVEFRSWWTMQAVEQLSRHQALAFRHLLHWLCRWEVGQWRSADAALVRALPGHAYRKYAGVRDRSSILPYDARSKIVAYLDELSGLAASGQCTPIAARDGAILAVAYQHGLRSRQIAMLDVSDVRILDAQIVHIRPTVIKQRSQKVGNRVNRRIQAEWTPLFRCWADVLEFKSNGKFFRMVPIEIAGIVGDVSERVTGSRYATGMFRHTGAQRLADSGASREEVSAYLSHTDTTAADHYIESSPAQNMLVNAALGESPTYQSIAAAMRGDLITVADLLGRPADQQIGGMPHGIPVSGIGACTAGQSLCTRNPVLSCYTCHKFLPVSDSSIHQQVLTDLRHVVRSFDQPSRIDRVSPAMMQLRGTLEAVGSVLSEIDGSSE; from the coding sequence ATGACTGAGCAGCTGCCACTGTTCGAGGCGGTGCCCGCTCTTCCGCAGTTGCCGCCCCTTCCTAGCATCATCCGCTACTATGATGATTTCGATCGGATCGATCGGCGGCTGGATAGTCTTCATGAAGATACGTGGAATATTCACCGAAATGGTGAGGTAGATTGCTTTGCGTTTGGTGGCATTCCGGAGCCGGTCCGAAGCGTCGTTAAACGCGTGCTTTCTGAGACGCTCGTGGGTAACGCCACCACGACAGCGGCGAACTATTGGCGCTGCTGGGTCGCGTCGCCCACGGACTGCCTTTATGAGGGAGTTGTCTATGCGATACAGCAGAGCCCTGTGGAGTTTCGGTCCTGGTGGACCATGCAGGCTGTTGAACAACTGAGCCGTCATCAAGCACTCGCCTTCCGGCACCTACTCCATTGGCTCTGCCGCTGGGAGGTGGGCCAGTGGAGAAGTGCAGACGCCGCCCTCGTTCGCGCTTTGCCCGGCCACGCCTATCGGAAATACGCAGGCGTCAGAGATCGGTCGTCGATCCTCCCTTATGACGCGAGGTCGAAGATCGTCGCTTATCTCGATGAGCTCAGCGGACTTGCAGCGTCGGGGCAGTGTACTCCAATAGCTGCGCGGGACGGTGCCATTCTCGCTGTGGCCTATCAGCACGGATTACGATCAAGGCAGATTGCGATGCTGGACGTGAGTGACGTCCGCATCTTGGACGCGCAGATCGTCCATATCCGTCCAACTGTTATCAAGCAGCGGTCACAAAAGGTCGGAAATCGCGTCAATCGCAGGATTCAGGCGGAGTGGACGCCGTTATTTCGTTGCTGGGCGGACGTGTTGGAGTTCAAGTCCAACGGCAAGTTCTTCCGGATGGTCCCTATTGAGATTGCTGGGATAGTTGGTGACGTGTCGGAGCGTGTCACCGGTAGCCGTTATGCCACGGGCATGTTCCGGCACACAGGAGCGCAGCGTCTCGCAGACAGTGGGGCGTCTCGCGAAGAGGTTTCCGCTTACCTCAGTCATACGGACACGACCGCCGCAGATCATTACATCGAGAGCTCGCCTGCCCAGAACATGCTGGTGAACGCGGCGCTGGGTGAGTCCCCCACCTACCAATCCATCGCTGCAGCCATGCGCGGCGACCTCATAACCGTCGCTGACCTCTTGGGAAGACCTGCCGATCAGCAGATCGGTGGAATGCCTCATGGCATTCCGGTCTCCGGCATAGGGGCGTGCACTGCGGGCCAGTCGCTCTGCACGCGGAACCCGGTTCTCAGTTGTTATACATGTCACAAGTTCCTTCCGGTCTCCGACAGTTCGATCCACCAGCAGGTTCTCACGGATCTGCGGCATGTGGTGCGCTCTTTTGACCAGCCATCCCGCATCGACCGCGTCTCGCCCGCGATGATGCAGCTGCGCGGCACCCTAGAAGCTGTTGGCAGCGTCCTTTCCGAAATCGACGGATCGAGCGAATGA
- a CDS encoding NAD(P)/FAD-dependent oxidoreductase — MPLSSATPSAERQKIAVVGSGVAALSSAWLLSKRHDVTLYEKGDRLGGHSNTVMASVPSGEIAVDTGFICFNDATYPNLIALFEHLGIATRATDMSFAVSLDDGRFEYAAPGLFAQRRNALRPRFWSMLSEILRFYRDAPKDLAAMSDSSLTLGDYLKREGFSEAFRDDHLLPMAAAIWSSPAHTLMDYPAESFIRFCGNHGLLKLVGRPLWRTVEGGSRVYVEHLARVIQDIRLDHGVTAVRRSDQGVFVHDSHGGVERYDQVVIGSHADQALAMLAEPTAREKALLGAFRYSRNLTVLHTDAGLMPHRRRAWASWNYIGADDGLCVTYWMNRLQGLPGDDLFVTLNPPRPPRADTILRSELYEHPIFDPAAIQAQKQLWSLQGQASVWFCGAHFGAGFHEDGLQSGLAVAEQLGGVRRPWSVPNESGRIHLTTPMGVALERAA; from the coding sequence ATGCCCCTGTCGTCCGCGACGCCTTCTGCCGAACGTCAAAAGATCGCCGTAGTCGGATCTGGCGTCGCCGCCCTGTCTTCGGCCTGGCTTCTGTCGAAACGCCATGACGTGACGCTTTACGAAAAGGGCGACCGTTTGGGCGGGCATTCTAATACGGTGATGGCCAGCGTGCCTTCCGGCGAGATCGCCGTCGACACCGGCTTCATCTGCTTTAATGACGCGACCTATCCCAATCTGATCGCGCTGTTTGAGCATTTGGGGATTGCGACGCGGGCGACGGATATGTCGTTCGCCGTCTCGCTGGATGACGGGCGGTTCGAATATGCCGCGCCCGGCCTGTTTGCTCAGCGTCGCAACGCCCTGCGTCCTCGTTTCTGGTCGATGCTGAGCGAAATCCTGCGTTTCTATCGCGACGCGCCGAAGGATTTGGCGGCGATGTCCGATTCTTCGCTGACGCTCGGCGACTATCTAAAGCGCGAAGGGTTCAGCGAGGCGTTCCGCGACGACCACCTGCTGCCCATGGCCGCCGCGATCTGGTCATCGCCGGCGCACACGCTGATGGACTATCCGGCCGAGTCGTTCATCCGTTTCTGCGGCAATCACGGCCTGCTGAAACTGGTGGGACGCCCGCTGTGGCGCACCGTCGAGGGCGGCAGCCGCGTCTATGTCGAACATCTCGCCCGCGTGATTCAGGACATCCGGTTGGACCACGGCGTCACTGCCGTGCGGCGTAGCGACCAGGGCGTCTTCGTTCACGACAGCCACGGGGGCGTCGAGCGCTACGACCAGGTCGTGATCGGGTCCCATGCCGACCAGGCTCTGGCGATGTTGGCTGAACCGACGGCGCGCGAGAAGGCGCTGCTCGGCGCCTTCCGGTACAGCCGAAATCTGACCGTCCTGCATACCGACGCCGGCCTGATGCCGCATCGCCGTCGCGCGTGGGCCAGCTGGAACTATATCGGAGCAGATGACGGTCTCTGCGTCACCTATTGGATGAACCGACTGCAAGGTCTGCCGGGCGACGACCTGTTCGTGACGCTCAATCCACCGCGTCCACCGCGCGCCGACACGATTTTACGCAGCGAACTGTACGAGCATCCCATCTTCGATCCCGCAGCCATACAGGCTCAAAAGCAGTTGTGGAGCCTACAAGGGCAGGCGAGCGTCTGGTTCTGCGGGGCTCATTTCGGCGCGGGCTTCCACGAGGATGGCTTGCAGTCCGGCCTTGCCGTGGCCGAGCAACTTGGCGGCGTGCGTCGCCCTTGGTCGGTCCCCAACGAAAGCGGTCGCATTCATTTGACGACGCCGATGGGCGTTGCGCTGGAACGCGCCGCATGA